The following coding sequences are from one Prochlorococcus marinus CUG1438 window:
- the guaA gene encoding glutamine-hydrolyzing GMP synthase yields the protein MSQKSLKKERDPSILILDFGSQYSELIARRIREINVYSLVVSNRISIQDINNINPQGIILSGGPNSVYEQNAPKCDEKIFDLGIPIFGICYGMQLMVKELGGTVISANKKAEYGRAPLNIDLECDLLSDVMDKSIMWMSHGDSINSLPDGFNKIAHTENTIHAAIANDRRKLYGVQFHPEVIHSEYGMAVIKNFVYKISSCSADWTTETFLEETIPTIREQVCNKKVLLALSGGVDSSTLAFLLNKAIGNNLTCMFIDQGFMRKGEPEFLMDFFDKKFHIKVEYINARERFIAKLKGITDPEQKRKIIGEEFIRVFEEESNRLGPFQYLAQGTLYPDVIESAGTNIDPNTGERIAVKIKSHHNVGGLPKDLQFKLVEPLRTLFKDEVRKLGTALGLPDQIIKRHPFPGPGLAIRILGEVTNEKLECLRDADWIVRDEIKKSGLYDDIWQAFAVLLPVKTVGVMGDKRTYAWPIVLRCVSSEDGMTADWSKIPFQILERISNRIVNEVNSVNRVVYDITSKPPGTIEWE from the coding sequence AAATCTTTAAAAAAAGAAAGAGATCCCTCAATATTAATTTTAGATTTCGGATCTCAATATTCTGAGTTGATTGCTAGAAGAATTAGAGAAATTAATGTTTATTCTCTTGTTGTTAGTAATCGTATTTCAATCCAAGATATTAATAATATTAATCCACAAGGGATCATTTTAAGTGGGGGACCGAATTCTGTTTATGAACAAAATGCTCCCAAGTGTGATGAAAAAATTTTTGATTTAGGCATTCCTATTTTTGGTATATGCTATGGAATGCAATTAATGGTCAAAGAACTTGGAGGAACTGTAATTTCTGCAAATAAAAAAGCTGAGTACGGCAGAGCACCATTAAATATAGATTTAGAATGCGACCTTCTCTCTGATGTAATGGATAAATCCATAATGTGGATGAGTCATGGCGATTCAATAAATTCTTTGCCTGATGGATTTAATAAAATTGCGCATACTGAGAACACAATTCATGCGGCAATTGCAAATGATAGAAGGAAATTATATGGTGTTCAATTTCATCCTGAAGTCATTCATTCAGAGTATGGAATGGCAGTAATTAAAAATTTCGTTTACAAAATATCTAGTTGTTCAGCGGATTGGACAACTGAGACTTTTTTAGAGGAAACTATTCCGACCATAAGAGAGCAAGTTTGCAATAAGAAAGTTTTACTCGCATTGTCAGGAGGAGTTGACTCTTCAACTCTTGCTTTTCTTCTCAATAAAGCGATTGGAAATAATCTGACTTGTATGTTTATAGATCAAGGTTTTATGAGAAAAGGTGAACCTGAATTTTTAATGGATTTTTTTGATAAGAAATTTCATATTAAGGTTGAATATATCAATGCAAGGGAAAGGTTTATTGCAAAATTAAAGGGGATTACTGATCCAGAACAAAAAAGGAAAATTATTGGTGAAGAATTTATTAGAGTATTTGAAGAAGAAAGTAATAGACTAGGCCCTTTTCAGTACCTTGCACAAGGTACTCTATATCCCGATGTTATCGAAAGTGCTGGTACTAATATTGATCCAAATACAGGTGAGAGAATAGCTGTAAAAATAAAGAGTCATCATAATGTGGGCGGATTACCCAAAGATTTACAATTTAAATTAGTCGAGCCATTGAGAACGCTTTTTAAGGATGAAGTCAGAAAATTAGGTACTGCTTTGGGTTTGCCTGATCAAATCATAAAAAGACATCCTTTCCCAGGACCAGGGTTGGCTATAAGAATTCTGGGAGAGGTTACCAACGAAAAACTTGAATGTTTGAGAGATGCAGATTGGATAGTTAGAGATGAAATTAAGAAGTCAGGTCTTTATGATGATATATGGCAGGCTTTTGCAGTATTATTACCCGTAAAAACTGTAGGAGTTATGGGGGATAAAAGAACATATGCTTGGCCAATAGTTTTACGTTGCGTATCTAGTGAAGATGGGATGACTGCAGACTGGTCAAAAATACCTTTTCAAATTTTAGAGAGAATTTCAAATAGAATCGTTAATGAAGTAAATTCAGTGAATAGAGTTGTTTATGATATTACAAGCAAGCCTCCTGGAACTATTGAGTG